The window GACCATCTTTCTGGCGGTCATGATCACCGACATCATCCTGCTCGATCTCTTCAACACCTACGGGCTTCCCACCTCCACCACCGTCTCCATCGTCTTCGAGCTGCTCGGCGCCGCCGTCGCCGTATCGCTGCTCAAGATCATCCAGGCCGGAGCTGACCTGACGACTATCGTCGAGTATATCAATTCGGCCAAGGCGATCACCATCATCATGGGGATCCTGCTTTCGGTTGCGATCTCCTTCGTCTGCGGCGCCGCGGTCCAGTTTTTCACCCGTCTCCTGTTCACCTTTGACTACCGGCAGCGGATCAGGCGCTACGGGGCCCTGTGGGGCGGCCTCGCCCTGTCGTCGATTACCTATTTCATCCTGATCAAGGGGGCCAAGGGCGCTTCCTTCATGACCAGCCGCAACGTCGAGTGGATCAACGCCAACACCCTCCTGCTCCTGCTGATCATCTTCACCGCCTCGGCCGTCCTCCTGCAGATTCTGCAGATGATGCACTTCAACATCCTCAAACCGATCGTGCTGATCGGCACATTCGCCCTGGCGATGGCCTTTGCCGCCAACGACCTGGTCAACTTCATCGGCGTGCCCCTGGCTGGACTGCACGCCTATCGGGCGGCCATGGCGACGGCCGATCCGCTCACCGTCACCATGGGAGCGCTCGCCGCGAAGGTTCAGACGGAAACCCTGTACCTGCTGCTGGCCGGCGTCATAATGGTCGTCACCCTGTGGCTGTCCAAGAAGGCCCGGACGGTCACGGAAACGGAGATCGGCCTCAGCCAGCAGGAGGAGGGAAGCGAACGCTTCGAGTCGATCTTCCTCTCCCGCTCCATCGTGCGACTGGTGCTGCACCTCTTCGATACGGTCAGGGTCATCGTCCCGAAGGGTGTGCGTGCCCTGGTCAGCCGCCGCCTCAACCCCGAAGCAGCCCCGGCCCTCATCGATCCAGGGAAGAAGCCATCCTTCGACCTGCTTCGCGCGTCGGTCAACCTGATGGTGGCCAGCGCCGTGGTCTCCTACGCCACCGCCTACAAACTTCCCCTTTCGACCACCTACGTCACCTTCATGGTCGCCATGGGGACCTCCTTCGCCGACCAGGCATGGGGGCGCGAAACCGCCGTCTACCGCATCACCGGGGTGCTGACCGTCATCGGCGGCTGGTTCCTGACGGCGCTCATCGCCTTCACCTTCGCCGGGCTTTTCGCCGCCGTCATCTTCTACGGCGAAGGTTTCGGAGTCCTCCTCCTGCTGGCGCTCGCCGGGGCGCTGATCTGGAATGCCCACCGCAGGCACCGGACCATGGCGGAAGAGACGCTGAAGGAGAAGGTTTTCAATCTCAAATCCGTCGAGGATCCCCTGAAAAGCGTCGAGACCACCTTCGAGCATATGAGCTTCCTGCTGAAGGAGATCCGCGAATCCCTCGACGCCACGCTGGAGGCCCTCTTCAGGCAGAGGATCGACCTCCTCAGGGTGCGGCGCAAGCGGCTGAGCAAGATTCAGCAATGGTCGAACATCATCAGCGCCAACATCTTCAAGACCATGAGGCTGATCGACCAGAAAGGGCTCACCGTCTCCCACCGATACGCCCAGACCATCCGCCGCCTGCAGCCTCAGGGTGCGGCGCAAGCGGCTGAGCAAGATTCAGCAATGGTCGAACATCATCAGCGCCAACATCTTCAAGACCATNNNNNNNNNNAAGATCACGGACGGCCATCGCGATATCGTCCTGCGCGCCTACACTCACATCGGAAACCACCACAAGGGGCTCCTCCCGGTGCAGATCGAGGAACTGGAGCAGGTCCGCGTCCTGCTGAACGAGATCCTCCTCGAGGTGGAGACCACCTTCAGCCGCAAACAGACGGCCGACCTCGACGGGCTGAGGAAAAAGGACGCCCGGCTGCGGGAGTTCACCGAGGAATTGAATGCCCGGCAGGTCCCCCGGATTGCGGACAACACCTCCAAGACCCGCCTGAGCATCCTCTACTACGGCATCGTCGGCAACGCGATGATGCTCTCCAAGCAGAACCTGGAGCTGCTGGAGATCTTCGATCTCGCCTTCGGGGAATTCGAGAAGGAGATGGGGAGCGGTTCCTGACAGGTCCGCCCCACCAGGTGAAAGCGCCTCCGGTCCTGTGCGGACCGGAGGCGCTTTTTTTCATTTTCGCGGCCGCATCTATTTCAGCACGTCCGCCAGGAACCGGCGGGTTCTCTCCTCTTTCGGCCGGGCGAACATCTCCGCCGGCTTCGCCGTTTCGACAATCCGTCCGTCATCCATAAAGATGACCCGGTCTCCGACCCGCTCGGCGAACCCCATCTCATGGGTGACCACCATCATGGTCATCCCTTCCCGGGCCAGATCCTCCATGACCCCCAGCACCTCCCCGACAAGCTCGGGATCGAGGGCGCTGGTGACTTCATCGAAAAGCATCACCGAGGGCCGCATGGCCAGGGCCCGGGCGATGGCGACCCGCTGCTGCTGCCCTCCGGAGAGCCGGCCGGGATAGGCGTCCTGTTT is drawn from Desulfuromonas sp. TF and contains these coding sequences:
- a CDS encoding inorganic phosphate transporter is translated as MSTEFLLVGVGILVIIAVFDIMVGVSNDAVNFLNSSIGSRVAPRAVIMVIASLGIMAGVTFSSGMMEVARKGIFHPQLFTMPELLTIFLAVMITDIILLDLFNTYGLPTSTTVSIVFELLGAAVAVSLLKIIQAGADLTTIVEYINSAKAITIIMGILLSVAISFVCGAAVQFFTRLLFTFDYRQRIRRYGALWGGLALSSITYFILIKGAKGASFMTSRNVEWINANTLLLLLIIFTASAVLLQILQMMHFNILKPIVLIGTFALAMAFAANDLVNFIGVPLAGLHAYRAAMATADPLTVTMGALAAKVQTETLYLLLAGVIMVVTLWLSKKARTVTETEIGLSQQEEGSERFESIFLSRSIVRLVLHLFDTVRVIVPKGVRALVSRRLNPEAAPALIDPGKKPSFDLLRASVNLMVASAVVSYATAYKLPLSTTYVTFMVAMGTSFADQAWGRETAVYRITGVLTVIGGWFLTALIAFTFAGLFAAVIFYGEGFGVLLLLALAGALIWNAHRRHRTMAEETLKEKVFNLKSVEDPLKSVETTFEHMSFLLKEIRESLDATLEALFRQRIDLLRVRRKRLSKIQQWSNIISANIFKTMRLIDQKGLTVSHRYAQTIRRLQPQGAAQAAEQDSAMVEHHQRQHLQDH